A stretch of the Flavobacterium aquiphilum genome encodes the following:
- a CDS encoding nucleoside-diphosphate kinase — MATNRTFTMIKPDAVQNGHIGNILAMITNGGFKIVSLKLTQLTVADAKAFYAVHAERPFYGELVEFMSRGPIVAAILEKENAVEDFRTLIGATNPAEAAEGTIRKAYATSIGENAVHGSDSDENAAIESAFHFSGREQF, encoded by the coding sequence ATGGCGACTAATAGAACATTTACAATGATTAAACCTGATGCGGTTCAAAACGGACACATCGGAAACATATTAGCAATGATCACAAACGGTGGTTTCAAAATCGTTTCTTTGAAATTAACTCAATTAACTGTTGCAGATGCTAAAGCATTTTACGCAGTTCACGCAGAAAGACCTTTCTACGGAGAATTAGTAGAATTCATGTCTCGTGGTCCTATAGTTGCCGCTATTTTGGAAAAAGAAAATGCAGTTGAAGATTTCAGAACTTTAATTGGTGCTACAAACCCAGCTGAAGCTGCTGAAGGTACTATCCGTAAAGCATACGCAACTTCTATCGGAGAAAATGCAGTTCACGGTTCTGACAGCGACGAAAACGCTGCTATCGAAAGTGCATTCCACTTTTCAGGAAGAGAGCAATTTTAA
- a CDS encoding acyltransferase family protein, producing MTKDRLISLDVFRGLTILLMTIVNNPGSWSTVYPPLLHSEWHGCTPTDLVFPFFIFIMGAAIPLAMPTKTYDETTFNKILTRSLRMFCLGIFFNFFGKIQLFGLEGIPLMIGRLAIAAAVGYALMGNFNAKTKTILALSILVIYLILAYGDFEDYEIVRLPGVLQRIGIVYFVASLLYLKTSQRTQLLVTIAILLGYWAIMTLITAPGFEITNLEKETNLAAWVDNLLLKGHMWEATKTWDPEGILSTIPSIATGIIGLFVGQLLNNPLSKLEKAKKMAISGIALTILALLWNIVFPINKSLWTSSYVLLTAGLGTFIFSFLYYCIDISDYKKGTKLFLIWGVNPMIVFFLSEIIPQAMIMVSFPNPSTPDEKINLLNYLYTFGIHPYFDNPMTASLVFALLYAGLWSLLLAYFYKKKMYFKV from the coding sequence ATGACCAAAGACCGCCTTATTTCACTTGATGTTTTTAGAGGATTAACCATTTTATTAATGACCATTGTCAACAATCCTGGTAGTTGGTCAACCGTTTATCCTCCATTACTTCACTCAGAATGGCATGGTTGCACTCCAACCGATTTGGTTTTCCCTTTTTTTATTTTCATTATGGGAGCGGCAATTCCTTTGGCAATGCCAACTAAAACTTATGACGAAACCACCTTCAACAAAATCCTGACCCGTTCGCTGCGGATGTTTTGTTTGGGTATTTTTTTCAACTTTTTTGGAAAAATACAACTCTTTGGTCTGGAAGGAATTCCTTTAATGATTGGTCGTTTAGCTATAGCGGCTGCTGTTGGATACGCTTTGATGGGGAATTTCAATGCCAAAACAAAAACTATTTTGGCACTTTCAATTTTGGTAATCTATTTAATCTTAGCCTATGGCGACTTCGAAGATTACGAAATAGTAAGGCTTCCTGGAGTCTTACAACGTATCGGGATTGTTTATTTTGTTGCCTCCCTTTTGTACCTAAAAACCAGTCAAAGAACGCAATTATTGGTTACGATTGCAATACTTCTTGGTTATTGGGCAATCATGACGCTTATTACAGCTCCAGGCTTTGAAATCACAAATCTTGAAAAAGAAACCAACCTTGCCGCTTGGGTGGACAACCTTTTGCTAAAAGGACACATGTGGGAAGCTACCAAAACATGGGATCCAGAAGGAATCCTCAGCACCATTCCGTCAATAGCAACCGGAATTATCGGTTTATTCGTTGGACAATTACTCAACAATCCTCTGTCAAAATTGGAAAAAGCCAAAAAAATGGCAATTTCAGGAATCGCTCTAACCATTTTGGCATTGCTTTGGAATATCGTTTTCCCAATAAACAAATCGCTTTGGACCAGTTCTTATGTATTATTAACAGCAGGATTGGGCACATTTATCTTTTCCTTTTTATACTATTGTATCGACATCTCAGATTATAAAAAAGGAACCAAATTATTCCTGATTTGGGGCGTAAACCCAATGATAGTATTCTTCCTGTCCGAAATTATTCCACAGGCAATGATTATGGTTTCGTTCCCAAACCCATCAACGCCCGATGAAAAAATCAATCTTTTAAACTACCTTTACACCTTTGGAATACACCCGTATTTCGATAACCCAATGACAGCTTCCTTAGTGTTTGCCTTGCTTTATGCCGGTTTATGGTCGTTGCTGTTGGCCTATTTTTACAAAAAGAAAATGTATTTCAAAGTTTAA
- the bshC gene encoding bacillithiol biosynthesis cysteine-adding enzyme BshC, which produces MPTDCISYQTSGYFSKLIHDYLDQKPELKPLYNHFPTLENFEKQIEEKKVNFNDNYKRQTLVNVLKSQYAELNVSKETLNNIELLNNDNTFTVTTGHQLNLFSGPLYFLYKIISTINLTKELKAKYPENNFVPIYWMATEDHDFEEINYFCFKGKKFHWNRESSGPVGRLSTEGLDEFLEIFALEIGHSNNANTIKKLFEDSYLKHDKLADATRYLANALFGDSGLVILDGDNAELKCSFIPYIKEELLQQTAVKKVNETNEKLSDYFVQVNPREINLFYIEDNLRERIILENGIYKVNHTKIEFTETEILALLESNPEKFSPNVIMRPLYQEVILPNLCYIGGGGEIAYWLELKSFFASAKVTFPMLLIRNSVLLATEKQNKKANKLNLTWSDLFSKQAALVNRITEKLSDFPIDFSEQKEALQKQFEKLLELANHTDKSFLGAVKAQEVKQTKGLENLEKRFLIAQKRKFHDELQRIIDLQNELFPNQSLQERQANFSEFYLENGEQLIPKLMNELKPLEQNFNIIIF; this is translated from the coding sequence ATGCCTACCGACTGTATCAGCTATCAAACCTCAGGATATTTTTCCAAATTGATACATGATTATTTAGATCAAAAACCAGAATTAAAGCCCTTATACAACCATTTCCCTACTCTCGAAAACTTTGAAAAACAAATCGAGGAAAAAAAAGTCAATTTCAATGACAATTACAAAAGACAAACTTTAGTTAATGTCTTAAAAAGTCAATATGCTGAATTGAACGTTTCCAAAGAAACTTTAAACAATATTGAGCTTTTAAATAATGACAATACTTTCACGGTTACGACTGGACATCAATTAAACTTGTTCAGCGGCCCATTGTACTTTTTATACAAAATCATTTCAACCATTAATCTTACCAAGGAATTAAAAGCAAAATATCCGGAAAATAATTTTGTCCCAATTTATTGGATGGCGACGGAAGACCATGATTTTGAAGAAATCAATTATTTCTGTTTCAAAGGGAAAAAATTCCACTGGAACAGAGAAAGTTCCGGCCCTGTTGGACGACTATCTACTGAAGGTTTGGACGAATTCCTTGAAATATTTGCTCTTGAAATTGGGCACAGCAACAATGCCAACACTATCAAAAAGTTATTTGAAGATTCGTATCTAAAACACGATAAGCTTGCCGATGCCACTAGATATTTAGCAAACGCTCTTTTTGGCGATTCAGGATTAGTTATTCTGGATGGAGACAATGCCGAATTGAAGTGCAGTTTTATTCCTTATATAAAAGAAGAATTACTTCAACAGACTGCAGTCAAAAAAGTAAACGAAACCAACGAAAAACTCAGCGATTACTTTGTTCAGGTGAATCCACGAGAAATCAATTTATTCTATATCGAAGATAATTTACGTGAGCGAATTATTCTGGAAAACGGAATTTACAAAGTCAACCACACTAAAATCGAGTTTACCGAAACTGAAATCTTAGCACTATTAGAAAGCAATCCCGAAAAATTCAGTCCGAACGTAATCATGCGTCCTTTATACCAAGAAGTGATTCTGCCTAATTTATGTTACATTGGCGGTGGTGGAGAAATTGCTTATTGGCTCGAACTTAAATCTTTTTTCGCTTCCGCAAAAGTGACTTTCCCAATGTTGCTGATACGAAATTCTGTTCTTTTGGCTACCGAAAAGCAAAACAAAAAAGCTAATAAACTCAACTTAACTTGGTCTGATTTATTTTCAAAGCAAGCAGCTTTAGTCAATCGCATTACTGAAAAACTTTCAGATTTTCCAATTGATTTCTCCGAACAAAAAGAAGCATTACAAAAGCAATTCGAAAAACTTTTAGAACTTGCCAATCATACCGACAAATCGTTCTTAGGAGCTGTAAAAGCACAGGAAGTTAAACAAACCAAAGGATTGGAAAATTTGGAAAAACGATTTCTCATTGCCCAAAAAAGAAAATTCCATGACGAATTGCAACGCATCATTGACCTCCAAAACGAATTGTTCCCGAATCAAAGTCTTCAGGAGCGTCAAGCCAATTTTTCGGAATTCTACTTGGAAAATGGAGAACAACTTATTCCCAAATTAATGAATGAACTCAAACCATTGGAACAAAATTTTAATATAATTATTTTCTAA
- a CDS encoding MFS transporter, with product MKNKPNQVNSLKHVLFGSLIGTTIEFFDFYIYANAAVLVFPQLFFPGADSTSSTLESLATFSIAFLARPLGSAVFGHYGDKIGRKVTLVVALLTMGLSTISIGFLPGYASIGILAPILLMLCRFGQGVGLGGEWGGAVLLAIENAPPNKRAWYGMFPQLGAPIGLLLSGGTFLVLTDCMSSADFMDYGWRIPFLASSLLVIVGFYIRLKITETPAFENSKEEQKEVKVPFVTVFKLYKNQLIFGTLAAVTTFLVFYLMTVFMLNWNTKGLGFSNREALLIQLFSVLFFAIFIPISALAADKIGRRKMLIYTTIAIAIFGFFFSFFLTTNNIVLVTTFVCLGMSLMGFIYGPLGTFLSELFPTTVRYTGASLTFNMAGILGAAFAPMIAIKLSDLYGIASVGMYLTAAACISLIALLVISKQEHKF from the coding sequence ATGAAAAATAAACCTAATCAGGTGAATTCTCTTAAGCATGTTCTTTTTGGAAGCTTAATAGGTACAACCATCGAATTTTTTGATTTTTATATTTACGCCAATGCTGCTGTGTTGGTTTTTCCTCAATTGTTTTTTCCGGGTGCCGATAGTACAAGTTCTACTTTAGAATCATTAGCTACTTTTTCCATAGCCTTTCTTGCAAGACCTTTAGGGTCGGCGGTTTTTGGTCATTATGGCGATAAGATTGGGCGGAAAGTAACGTTGGTTGTTGCTCTATTGACGATGGGTCTTTCGACAATAAGCATTGGTTTTTTACCAGGTTATGCTAGTATTGGGATTTTGGCACCTATTTTATTAATGCTTTGCCGATTTGGTCAGGGTGTTGGTTTAGGAGGCGAATGGGGTGGAGCCGTTTTATTGGCTATCGAAAATGCACCGCCAAACAAACGTGCCTGGTATGGAATGTTCCCGCAACTAGGAGCACCGATAGGCTTATTGTTGTCAGGAGGTACTTTTTTAGTTTTGACGGATTGTATGAGTAGTGCCGATTTTATGGATTATGGTTGGAGAATTCCTTTCCTTGCCAGTTCTCTTTTGGTGATTGTTGGTTTTTATATTCGATTAAAAATTACTGAAACTCCAGCTTTTGAAAATTCAAAAGAGGAACAAAAGGAAGTGAAAGTGCCTTTTGTAACTGTTTTTAAATTGTATAAAAATCAATTGATTTTTGGTACGTTGGCCGCTGTTACAACCTTCTTGGTGTTCTATTTAATGACTGTTTTTATGTTGAATTGGAATACTAAAGGTTTAGGGTTTTCTAATAGGGAAGCACTTTTAATTCAGTTGTTCTCAGTATTGTTTTTTGCTATTTTTATTCCAATTTCAGCCTTGGCAGCAGATAAAATTGGTCGCAGAAAAATGCTTATTTACACAACTATTGCAATAGCTATTTTTGGTTTCTTCTTTTCATTCTTTTTAACGACAAATAATATTGTACTGGTTACCACTTTTGTTTGTTTGGGAATGTCATTAATGGGATTCATATACGGACCGTTAGGCACCTTTTTATCTGAATTATTTCCAACAACCGTTCGTTATACAGGAGCTTCATTGACTTTTAATATGGCAGGGATTTTAGGTGCAGCTTTTGCACCAATGATCGCAATTAAGTTATCTGATCTTTATGGAATAGCTTCAGTGGGGATGTATCTTACTGCTGCAGCTTGTATTTCGCTAATTGCATTATTGGTAATTAGTAAGCAAGAACATAAATTTTAA
- a CDS encoding autorepressor SdpR family transcription factor: MNDVFKALNDATRREILELLKEKDLTAGEIADAFNISKPSISHHLDILKRADLITAEKSGQFIFYSINTTIMEDVLQWILTFKK; encoded by the coding sequence ATGAATGATGTATTTAAAGCATTGAATGATGCTACTCGGAGAGAGATTTTGGAGCTTTTGAAAGAGAAGGATTTGACTGCAGGAGAAATTGCAGATGCTTTTAATATTTCAAAACCCAGTATTTCGCATCATTTGGATATTTTAAAACGTGCCGATTTGATTACTGCCGAAAAATCGGGACAATTTATTTTCTATTCCATAAATACCACGATAATGGAAGATGTTTTACAATGGATTTTAACCTTTAAAAAATAA
- a CDS encoding SdpI family protein yields the protein MNSTFRKELPIIALVLMPFAYLAFIWKTLPEKVPTHWNYKGEVDHWGDKFSLIGMVFMLPVLMYVLLLVVPKIDPKKRIALMGGKFYQLRFFLVLCMSIMALFIIFITKNPSFSSPNFIYILIGILFLVLGNYFKVIQPNYFIGIRTPWTLENNEVWKATHNFAGKLWFMGGLLIVLGGLIFQNPSFAFVFISLVVVLATVPMVYSYVKFKELEKKDKSV from the coding sequence ATGAACTCAACTTTTAGGAAAGAACTTCCTATTATCGCACTTGTCTTAATGCCGTTTGCCTATTTGGCTTTTATTTGGAAAACATTACCGGAAAAAGTGCCTACTCATTGGAATTACAAAGGCGAAGTGGATCATTGGGGCGACAAGTTTTCCTTAATAGGAATGGTGTTTATGCTGCCGGTTTTAATGTATGTTTTATTGTTAGTTGTTCCAAAAATAGATCCCAAGAAAAGAATCGCTTTAATGGGTGGGAAGTTTTATCAATTAAGGTTTTTCCTTGTTTTATGCATGTCGATAATGGCTTTGTTTATCATTTTCATAACCAAGAATCCCTCTTTTTCGAGTCCAAATTTCATTTACATTCTGATCGGAATTTTATTTTTGGTTTTGGGAAATTATTTCAAAGTAATTCAACCCAATTATTTTATCGGGATTCGTACTCCTTGGACATTGGAAAATAATGAGGTTTGGAAAGCTACTCATAATTTTGCCGGAAAACTTTGGTTTATGGGAGGGCTTCTTATCGTATTGGGAGGATTGATTTTTCAAAATCCTTCGTTTGCTTTTGTGTTTATTTCCTTAGTTGTTGTTTTAGCTACTGTCCCAATGGTTTATTCCTATGTTAAGTTTAAGGAATTAGAGAAAAAAGATAAGAGTGTTTAA